TATCTATGGGTagtcttttttggttcaaagACCATATGTTAGAAAGCCATACAATTTAAtccttttgcttttgcttttgggATGATGTCCAAATCCACATCCACTTTATAATTGATTTGGTTAAGCACTCAATATCCTCAACTCATTCAACTCTGTCACTgaagacaaaaaaattgaTCTTAATTGGTTCAAATGACTATTGGAGTACACTGAGACTGATTACTTGCAGATGGGTAGCGATGGTTGTATGCGTTGTTTGAAGTATTGGTCTTCAATAGCAATAGTTCAGTTGGAAGAACCTCCTTCGCTCTAGACATTACAATTTTCCAATCAGAAGAAGGGATGGTAAgaattttttgaagttttccATCAGATGAGGAATGGGAGAAAACTGGTGATGGTATGTAGGCCAAAttgcaaaatatatatatatatatatatatttagaattttggATGGAAATTGAGACTTGGAATGGGTGTGGCGATGACTTGTTTAAGCGTAACGGAGTTTGtgtcttaatttttgttccaTGTCATCGACATACtgtattaagttttattttttgtccAATATTCTAATGGATTTCTACTCCTAgtacttttgaaaaatatatagatattttttaaacaaatagcAAACTTTAGGTTTTGCTTTTTCTTCTNtttttttttttttttttttttttttttttttttttttttttttttttttttttttgagctGTGCAATTAGAACTTTATGGTGAATACTTCAAATCAACTCATTTCAATTGATCCAATTATATGTTTTGTATATAATATGCAATGGTAACGTAGTTTGTAAGATAAGAGTGAGATAAGGCAATGTATTGGAAATGCCTAATACATTCTTACTCAATCTGAATATCAAATGAATGTTATATAAGAGACGGACAACTTCAGAAACAGGACATTAGGAGACAGAAACAACAGCCTCTTGAAGGCATGTCTTATGCTAATGCCAGGACTAGAAACGACAGATGTGtggaaaatttttaaagactGAACCTACAATACTTGCTTAAAGGTAGCTACGGTAGCGGGGGCTGTACATGCAGCTCTCTGCATATTTTACGAGATCCTTCGGTCGAGGAAGACGAGAAGCCAGACCTGTAAATGTTATATGATGCAACTGTAAGTTTACTTGTTTTTCATTGGTTTATCTATGAATGATTTAATCACattgtgaagaaaatgggaGAGACGCTAACCAAGTTCATAAGCCTTCGCAGCAACTTTAGCAGCAATGTTAGCAGATATCTTTCTGATGTTGGTAAAAGGAGGGTAAATCAATCCCTTATCATAGTTTTCCTGACTCACTTGGGCAGCCAGAGCCGCAGCtggaaagaggaaaaaacCCGTTAAATCGAGCTCTGACCCGGCAAAACTAATACTCGACATGCGTTGGATGGGGGTAAGATAAAAGCTATAGATATTGCAGCATGTACTTGATAAAGATTGGCACGAAACAAGCATCATTAGTTGACTCAATTAACCAAAATTTCACTTACAGGCTGCCAGGAGCATGTCATCGTGCACACGAATCGTGCCCGACATGATCAGACCCAAGCCAAATCCAGGGAATATGTAAGCATTGTTGGCCTGAATGACATTAGGAAGAGAATGCAAGCTCATAAGATAAAACCAAgttgttgaaattgaatggTTACTAGAAAGATCAGTTTTTGTAAGTATGAAAGGTACCTGGCCCGGCATAAAAACTTTCCCATCGTATTCAACAGGATCAAATGGACTTCCACTAGCAAAGATCGCCCGGCCCTGCAGGTTTAAAAGGATAAGTTTTAAGAACATGGTGATTTCTTGGTATGATATGATCTGCAAACATAAATGATGCTAGCTGTTTTGCAGGACTTGGACTGTACCTGGCTCCATGTATAAGCTTCTTCAGCTGTACACTCCGATTGTGATGTAGGATTCGAGAGAGCAAGGATCAACGGTTTCTGCATAGAATCGAGACTCGAGTTAATCTTAAGTAACTTCTTGTCTTAGAATTGAGGAATGAAAAAGTTAGAGGGAACAAGGAAGAACCTCATTGAAGGATGCCATGGCCTCCACAACTTCCTTTGTAAATGTCTTCCCAACACCAGATGTTCCTATCAACACAGTCGGCCTGATTGCCTAtataatttgaagttttaagaTTGAGTTTACAAAGATCTCATAGAAGAACCGAGTAAATAATGAAGGAATAGATGTCAATTACAAACCTGGACGACGTCGTGAAGATCCTTGATAGATTCATGGTCATGAGCCCAAGGCTTCTTAAAATGTTGAAGGGATTCGAAGCGGGATCGAACGATCAGCCCCTGTGACAATGGttataattcttttagaaCAGGAAATAACATTTGAGTGTAAAGGCACAATATTGAAGCGAGCCAGTCCAAACAACCTTTGAGTCCACAAGCCAAATGTTCTTGCGAGTCTCTTCAACTGGAGCTCCAGTCTGCCAAAAACAAGCAAAATCATAAGCCATAAATGCATTTAATTGATTCAGAATCAACAGGAGAAGAGCAGTAGAAGTAGAAGTAGGCTCATACCTGTTTTGAAATCTCCAAAGCAATAAGCTCAGCTATACCTGTCCCAGCCTGCAACAGTCAAATGACAGAAATAAGAAACAGCATACCATTGAGAACAAAAGCATGGCTATTTGATCTCTTAGAACGGATATGGACATAATTTTGTGAATGAAAGTTTTGCAGACAAGACAGGAAAGATATGCAGATGATCAATCAAGGAAATATGTGCCAAAgtaaatgaacaaaatttaactCACCTCTCCAGCTCCAAGGAACAAGAAAGTGTGCTCAGCTAATGTCCCTCCAACAAGTTTAAGAGCTGCAAGTAGTCCTGCTACAACGACAGATGCCGTACCCTAAATGTCGAACGAGAAAAAGCTTGTTAGAGAGCTAatctcaaaatatataaagttaACAGTGAACTGAAGTGATGCATATGTTTTGTACCTGAATGTCGTCGTTGAACACGAGGTGTGACGAGCTATATCTTGCAAGCAACTCGAATGCATTGTGGTTTGCAAAATCTTCGAACTGTTGAGAAATGCAAAGTGAGCCGCAGAATCAAAGTCCAATCCTAACTGTAAGTTGAAATTACCAACCAACCTGTACAAGGACTTTCTCTCCATAGTTCTTCTTTACTGCATACATGAACTCATCTAAAAGTTCCATGTATTCCTGAATGAAGGAAAGCACTGCATGAATGGATTGAAATCATGGAGTTGGAAGGTAAAAAGGGAGCAATATATTGCTTTACCTGTCCTCTGGCTCGTTTATGTTTAAGGCCAATGTAAAACTCATCGTTCAGAAGCTGCTCGTTGTTCGTACCGACGTCTATCGTGATCGGCAAGCACTGTACACAGAACTACAAACTTAAGTCTTGCTTGGTTTAGTACTTGACTTATCCAGGTATCAACACTTGGATAAATTCAGACAGCGATTGAACAGAAGTATATAAGCTAAAAGCATTGCTTACAGCTGAGGGTCTTATTCCTCCAAGTGCTGTATACAAAGAAAGCTTTCCCACAGGAATCCCCATGCCCTGAAAGAACATGGAAACAGTAAGCTACAGGACGTAAGTAAATAAAGTTCATCAGCAGAATGAAATAAGTAAGTTTTATAACCTGGCATCCTAAATCCCCAAGGCCTAGAATCCGCTCTCCATCAGTCACAACAATAACTTGAATGTTCCTTTCAGGCCAGTTCTTCAAAACTTCAAGAATCTTTCCCCTGCAAAGGGAAATAGTTGATTATCAGTTCTGAAGTAATGAAACCAATCATAGATCAAAAATGCTTGTTTAGTGGCATACTTCTCTTTCAAACTGATGAAAAGGCCCTGAGGTCGCCTGTAAATTTTCCCATACTTCTGGCAAGCTTCGCCTACAGTTGGAGTGTACACAACTGGAAGCAGTTCTTCAACATTATCGATGAGAAGCTTGTAGAACAGCCTTTCATTTCTCTCCTGCAAGATCAAATGATAGTAGACATTTAGGAAAACTTTTGGTATGGCTGAGTAGAACGAAGCTACAAGTACAGACATGAATTGGTataaggaaggaaggaaagaacCCTCTATAGgttgtgtgagatcctacgttggttggagaggggacgaaacaatttttataagggtatgaaagcctctctctagcatacgcattttaaaaccttgaggagaagcccagagagaaaagcccaaagaagacaatatctgctagcggtggacttgggttgttacagttagtatcagagctagatacaGGGcggtgccagcgaggacgttgagccccgaaggagtgtgaattgtgagatcccacatcggttggagaggggaacgaaacattctttataaaggtatgtgaattgtgagatcccacattggttggagagtggaacgaaacattctttataaaggtatatgaattgtgagatcccacatcggttggagaggggaacgaaacattctttataaaggtatggaaaccttcccctaacagacgcatttttaaaaccttgagagaaagccccaaaggaaaaacccaaagaggacaatatctgctagcagtgggctttggctattacagttggtatcagattccgacaccgggcggtgtgtcagcaaggatgctAAGCCctgaagagaggtggattgtgagatcacatatcgattggagaggggaacaagtgtcagcgaggacgctgggctccgaagggagtgaattgtgggatcccacatcagttggagaagggaacgaaacattctttacaagggtgtgcaAACCTCTTCTAatcagacgtgttttaaaaccttgagaggaagcccgaaaggaaaaacccaaaaaaaacaatatttactggCAATAGGCTTGGGTTTAAGCTGTTACTACCGATTGTGTACGGATTTTGATCAAATTTAACATCATACATCTCATGGATTCTAAGATTTATTCTAAGATTTATAAGGTTGTTCTTGGGGAGTTTAATGATAGAACTAAAGAACAAGAACCCAGCAACTCCTCAGCTCTTACCCTTACATCTACTCATTAAAAACCTTCAAAGCTTTAAGCCAAACCTGAAGATCCATCAAGGCAATATATCTGTGCAAAGGAACATCATAGTTGCGAAGATTGTGCATCATCCTCCTTTCCTGCTAGCCAAGAAGCCATCAAAACATTGAATCCAAACCAAGCCCGGAAAGAAgcaaagaacaagagagatcCAAACTCACCTGAAGCTCCTGATCAAAAAGTGCAGGCGGCAACAAGCCACGCAAGTAGTGAgcatctctctctttctcagTAAAGGAAAGGCCCTTGTTGTAGATGGGATCACGCAGCAAGGAGTAGCCActgaaacaacaaaaacaacaagaaagGGAAAGTAAGAAGAGAATCAAAGACAATCCCGTAAAAGAAGATGTGTTTATGTTTCTTGAAAGTTACCTAGCAACAGAGACAGTCCAGGGGGTAATGAGCTGATCTTCAGTGGCGTTATGTTCCCCATACGCTTCCTGAAACTTGTTGTCAATGTCTTCCATCTCCATATGAACACTACCACTGCTCATCGTCTTCCTCATGGCGCCCTCCATGAATCTGCTCTGAAAGCTGCTTCTTCCGCACGCCAATGGGCTCTGGGATACAAGGAAAAGGGCAGGCAGGCAAGGCAGGCAGCACACAGAGAGAATTTGGTGGAAACGGAAGGGAGCAAGATTCAGGCTTTATAGTGAATGAAAAACGAAAAAGTGcaaatttctttttgcttATTCCCGATTTTGTCAACCAATTATGGCCACAATGTGAAGAGCATAAACGACCCACGTGGACTAATTGATTCAAGAACCCAACAACcaccaaaatatatatatatatatatatgtatatatatatatatatatatatatatatgtatgtatgtatgtatgtatgtatatgtataaaagtgaaatctttttttttttttcggccTAAgccaataaaaaatatatatatttatgatttttgcACTTTTAACTCAAAATTACCAAAGTTgaaataatactatttttaaaaaaattaggtatAGTTTTAAATGgaattgttaatattttatttaaaaaaaatacttttaaatgtttaaaatttttttaaaaaaaaaaaatcaaagttaaaaaatattattgtaacctcatttaaaaaaattatgtttttacattattaaggttttgttgggttttatttgaaaattttaaaaagtttgaagggtacttttttaattttttaagaagtttatgatattaatttctaatcaattagttttttttaatttaagttattattttctataaaacaaaaaaatactattatcAATGGACAATAGCTTAATATTCTTGTATTACCCTTTTTTGGCTCGAGAGACCGAGAATgctaaattacttttttaggataagaggagaaaaaaatactTGAGGCAACGTTTAAGTACCAAGCACTTTGTTGTAAATGATGTTACATATGCTCTTCAATTATTACACATTAATCATtacattcaattttattttattttaacaaaaaaaagtcttgaagttattttttaaaaataaatttcaaaattcaaaagtaattttctcaaaactaatgaaatgaaatcaaaagaTNAGCATAACTGTTAAGTACATGTATTTGTCAGATAGAACAAACCAATTACTTGATTCAttgtatttataataaaatataaaatatttaacaatgTTActgaatttcataaaaaattaattaaaataattgaaaaaaaaaagaaaaaaagaaataccaTTCGGTTTTGAACTCAAGATATGTGAGGTAGTTATTGTAAATGTCTGGTTTTATAAATGGTGGGGTAATTAAAGTGATAAAGCTtgttaaaacaataatatgaATTCTCTTAAATAAggtagaaaattattaaatgcaaCATTATTACCGAGGCAGAAGCAGGTAGCCGGTGGAGGTAGCCCCCGCCATCTTTGACGCTACCTACCGCTCATGCCCGTTGCCCGTCGCTTCGCATTAAGCAACAAGCAATATGATTGCACGTCATGTTTCCCACGCCCCCCTCTTTAGAGTAAAATTACTCTTTTGGCCCTCCCTTTTCactatattttcatttcaatccttcatttctaaaaatattacatacctaatatttacattttcacttcaattacttaaataaaattatttttaaatcaattatattatttttaattgataacatatatttgaaattaggTGTGacaaaattattagtttattatatgattttatatatattaattattaatatacatTTAAAGAGGAAGggagtttaaaattaatatttaatgtggGTTTCATGCATGTCACAATCAAAGTTGTTAAAGGCAAAATTTAGacgttttattaaatttatttcttaatatgcaattatatatataatccttctctaaaataattttaaattatttaaaaggtaactttttaatatatatatatatatatttcatgaacggacatttttatttttaataaaaacaaaattttgaataaatgattCGAATAATCaaatcaacccaacccaaaattttatgatgagttaggttgggttgtgttaattatttaataagtgaGTTAAGCATAAAAAATGTCTCGACACAACCTAACCTATTGTCTCACTAACTGACCTTGACGTCTGTTATTTTGAGATCATATCTAGTATTCAGAGTTTGCCTCGATTTGATACTACTCTCGTTGTCCGCACCGAAATAGTGCTTTACCCCTAGATGTCCAGTCAACTGCTGCACCTCAACGCATTTCGGGAAGAACCAGTTAGCTTTGGGTTCGAGTGGCATTTCACCCCTAACCACAACTCATCCGCTGATTCTTCAACATCAGTCGATTCGGACCTCCACTTAGTTTCACCCAAACTTCATTTGGGTCATGGATAGATCACCCAAGTTCAGGTCCATAAGTAGTGACGTCTACGAACACCCCTGTTCTCGACTTAAAGGTTGgtgtttgaatttattaatctttaaaattcgATCCACCAatgtacaaaatttattaacttttattttttcttaataaattatgaaagattatgaattaaaaaacctaattttaaaatatatatatatatatatataaaggggTCCGAAATGTTGACCTTTCggtattattttaattataaattaataatttagtcaattttaaattttaattttgaaattttgaagttaaagCGAGTTTGGTATTAAGCAATCCTACGTTGTATGAGGCTACCACATTAAATATCTCGCCTGGAGTGTTACAGTGGTACTGAGAAGAGAgaaggttgtgaccctcacatGCAGACAAAGAGGTGATACGCTAGTAATGCTCATCTGGTCATGTGAGGCCCTTGACAAACAAGTATCATGATGTGaccgaagaggacaatatatcgTCTGACACACCAATAAGCGGCAACGAGGTTATCATGAGTGTTAGAGACATGCTTGAAAAGAGCCAAGTAGGGCCTCCAGCCCATAACTTCCATCTTCGAAGTTTCTACTTGAGTTTCAGCATGCAACTCTGAAGTTAAATCTGTCTATATGGTAAATAAATGCTCGAAAAATTTGGTGTTAGTCAAACAACAAACAGACGTTCCACGATTGTTCTTCAAAATCATGTCATACTGCAGGTAAAACTAAAATGCCTCAACTCTCCACTACTTCTAGGCCCTGTGGTGCCAAAGAGCTATCTCATGACACGTGTGTCTCGTGGTATGGATAAGTGTTTTCGGTGTCTTCCTTTAAAAATGGGTTTTCGAGGATAATATCAAATGGCACGAGTGTCACAACATTGTGCCATATCCCTTGAGTTGGAGGTTGGTATATGAGGATTCCTGCGAAATAATATGCAAAAATAACTCGATGGAGAGTTCATGTctcaataaacaaaaaaaataataataattaaattctgacaaatagaagaaaaaaattaatttatatcgTAAAACCTAATGTGCAGtgacaattaaattaaattaaattaagttaaactAATCTAAAATCTTTTTATAATCCCACGTGACACGAGGTtggaatttatttatgtataaaaaataattattggttGGTATTATTTATACCTCTacatatttaaatcattttttaagattttgtggacaaaaaaaatcctttttcaCTCTACAATGTTTTAAACATGCTCCAAAATTCTACCAACTTTacccttttttaaataattaaaaaaattaataacccAATAACAGCCCATTGTGAACTCTGCTGGCCAGCGCCCGGCCCATCACCTAGGCTCATCACCCGGCCCATCTTCAATGGGCAATTTCAAGGACGCCAGGTCCATCCTCTTCAATGGGCTTTAGTAAAATAAACCAAGCCCAACACTGAGGGTTGAGGCCTATAAACACTAGATtagagaattttttattttattttattttatttatttatttttattattattcaaatctCTACTGATTATCAATGAATTATTCTCGTGAATTTCTATACGAACCAATATccgaaaaaaagagaaaattttcaatcatcGACTCCAACTTATTATCCAACCAACAATATAGATTTAATAtgtagattttaaaaataaaaattcaaacaaattaaatagaatcaaataatatctcatacataattttttatatgtgAAACTCCCATTTTCTTGCATTGtgcattttaaattaatttaatataaaatggaTCTGATTcagtaatttttaattaaattgaatgattttatgatatatttttttcaatttgattaatAAACTTGATCCCATCTTATAGTAAAGACAAAATATATagatcaaatttaaataaaaaagaaagtatattattattattattattattttccctacacgtataaaataaaaataccccaaatatttatttatttttaaataaaaatatcccaaatatttatttattttttctttaattaaatatttactaattacgaaaataatgaaaagttAATGTGTCAGTGTCAGAAAAAATTAGGGACATGTGATGCAAattttgcttatttatttatttatttatttttaatgtcagaatatatttttgtaatgttttttattttcttgtaatggtcatatttgaatttaaattccactctacattttaaattttattttattttatgaatggATGTAatttatacttaattttttttattaaattttctaagaCTAAGCTTTATAATAGgtttcattaa
The nucleotide sequence above comes from Cucurbita pepo subsp. pepo cultivar mu-cu-16 chromosome LG11, ASM280686v2, whole genome shotgun sequence. Encoded proteins:
- the LOC111805606 gene encoding NADP-dependent malic enzyme-like isoform X1, translating into MEGAMRKTMSSGSVHMEMEDIDNKFQEAYGEHNATEDQLITPWTVSVASGYSLLRDPIYNKGLSFTEKERDAHYLRGLLPPALFDQELQERRMMHNLRNYDVPLHRYIALMDLQERNERLFYKLLIDNVEELLPVVYTPTVGEACQKYGKIYRRPQGLFISLKEKGKILEVLKNWPERNIQVIVVTDGERILGLGDLGCQGMGIPVGKLSLYTALGGIRPSACLPITIDVGTNNEQLLNDEFYIGLKHKRARGQEYMELLDEFMYAVKKNYGEKVLVQFEDFANHNAFELLARYSSSHLVFNDDIQGTASVVVAGLLAALKLVGGTLAEHTFLFLGAGEAGTGIAELIALEISKQTGAPVEETRKNIWLVDSKGLIVRSRFESLQHFKKPWAHDHESIKDLHDVVQAIRPTVLIGTSGVGKTFTKEVVEAMASFNEKPLILALSNPTSQSECTAEEAYTWSQGRAIFASGSPFDPVEYDGKVFMPGQVPFILTKTDLSSNHSISTTWFYLMSLHSLPNVIQANNAYIFPGFGLGLIMSGTIRVHDDMLLAASAALAAQVSQENYDKGLIYPPFTNIRKISANIAAKVAAKAYELGLASRLPRPKDLVKYAESCMYSPRYRSYL
- the LOC111805606 gene encoding NADP-dependent malic enzyme-like isoform X2 gives rise to the protein MEGAMRKTMSSGSVHMEMEDIDNKFQEAYGEHNATEDQLITPWTVSVASGYSLLRDPIYNKGLSFTEKERDAHYLRGLLPPALFDQELQERRMMHNLRNYDVPLHRYIALMDLQERNERLFYKLLIDNVEELLPVVYTPTVGEACQKYGKIYRRPQGLFISLKEKGKILEVLKNWPERNIQVIVVTDGERILGLGDLGCQGMGIPVGKLSLYTALGGIRPSACLPITIDVGTNNEQLLNDEFYIGLKHKRARGQEYMELLDEFMYAVKKNYGEKVLVQFEDFANHNAFELLARYSSSHLVFNDDIQGTASVVVAGLLAALKLVGGTLAEHTFLFLGAGEAGTGIAELIALEISKQTGAPVEETRKNIWLVDSKGLIVRSRFESLQHFKKPWAHDHESIKDLHDVVQAIRPTVLIGTSGVGKTFTKEVVEAMASFNEKPLILALSNPTSQSECTAEEAYTWSQGRAIFASGSPFDPVEYDGKVFMPGQANNAYIFPGFGLGLIMSGTIRVHDDMLLAASAALAAQVSQENYDKGLIYPPFTNIRKISANIAAKVAAKAYELGLASRLPRPKDLVKYAESCMYSPRYRSYL